The genomic interval AAACAAGCTTCTTTTCTCCCTCCAATGTGATTCTTGTATAATTGTCGGGTATTGTTTGCGGATAACTACCAATATTGACTTTATTTTTCCAACGATTAGCATGCTCATCCAAAATGTTCACAATAGACAATTCGTTTAAATTAACATCTATGAACTCAAGATATAAAGGAGTACCCCTCTTCAATTGTGGTACTATTGTGTCAACAGcaggttcaaaatattttggagATCCAGGTAATACATATACATTCTTCGCTTTTATAACTGCATACTTTTCTagaaattattcaatttataaGTTATGAAATTGTTTTCAAGTTTCTTTCTTCAATatagttaaccccttgcactatgattTACTTTGCGATTATGTACAATGATTAAAACTTCTTTAACGTTCATAATTTactagaaaagaaagaaaatttatatttattgtacaccCACGTATTCTCCAATAGTTACATATTgactataataaaatataatttcatttcaattgaaACGAAATTTACAACATACATATTTGGCAGATTCTGTTCGAAGTTTTCATCACGAGTCTAACTCTATATTGTACCTAGTACAAGGAATTAACGTAATAATGTAAAACCGATGATTTTTTGCCGAAATCAAgggtttttaaacattttatcaGTAATTCACGTACTTTGCGACTGGACGTAAACGAGTTCACAGGGTCTTGGTACGATGGTAAATCGGCGAAATTCTTTCTGGTtgagaaatatttttgcatacAGGTCAACCAATTCTTGGTGTGGCTCAAGTTTCAATTCCAAACCTTTAGCCACAGCTTCATACGTTATATCATCATGGGTAGGTCCGACACCGCCAGATGTAAAGACAACAGAATACTTTTTGGAAGCATCGCATACAGTCTTTGCAATATCATCTACCTAATTTCAAAAACCAGATATGACGATGTGAGACTCAGATGCGAGTGTTCACTCCTGGATTACGGTGCCCCAAACTGCTGCTCTAGCAACAGTGCTGCACCAAGCGGCCAATGATATAATCCACTAAACGTTAGCATAAATTAGAACCCAATTAGTTCAATGTTAGCATGGACAGAACCCATTTAGCACAGACGACATATAAGTTGTCAGGAGTATAGATTTGGAaattagatattttttaaagcaCCTTTTTGTCATGGACAACGGTCAGCTGAGAAAATATTCACCGATTTAGTATTAAAATTCCGCTTGGTGCAGCACTGTACTGGAAGCACCGAAACTTTGATCATCAGTATCTCTTACTCTTATGTTCTCTCAGCTAATACGCTGTTCTCAAAGGCTACATTACACGTAGTgaaatttcaaatataaaagatattttaaataaaatataagaaatcatatatgtaaaaatacatttaaataattttttcgaacaCTAAActacatatataataaattcAGTATATAATTGTtgagtattttatttaaaatctaTACTTGGAAACGGTCTTAATTTGATTGTTTTCTATaaagataataaattaatacgCACAATATCAGGTATCACTGTTACTCTTTGAAGTTTAATCCCAGAAGCACGTAGACTTTTTGCGAGATATGACGTATTCGTGTCAACTATTTGTCCACGTAAAATTTCATCTCCTATTACAATCAAGCCTGCAGTATGAACCTCCATGACGAACGATTTTcctatgtaaaataaaattaatttatgtgaataataatgaaagaaaatttatttgctATAGCACCTTATGAGTTCTTCACTTTGAAATGAGTAATAGTCATTAAGAGCGATGCTGTAGCTATCATTGTGTAAATATAACATGTAGAATATTTAACTATGCTTAGATAACCGCTTCAGATAAAAATTAGGTGATAAGAATAAACTCTGTGAAACACTTTCATTATTGATTACGTTTATTTTATGTAACAAGATTTGTCCGATGAAGATTTCCACAAAATATGAATGatgttatacaaaataaattgatagtatccatacattttcattaataaatGGTAACAGTGGTAACAGATTATCTAAATGAAAGTATTCGTTAAATTTGCATTTGTTCAACTAATGATGTTGTTACATCTGTCTGCACTGGTGTCCTATTGGgcattttcttctttccttcATGTTTGGTATTCTTTACCTTCATTTTAGGTTCGGACTTATGTATTTCTTTACGTAATTCCTGAAGTTGTTGATCTATCTGTGCTGTTCTATCCTTACTCTTTTTAATGGCTTTGTTTCCTTTCAAATCCAACTATTAAAATAAAGAATTGCAATGATCTTATGTTTATTGAATCCAGATAATAGATAATACTGATATGAGAACCAAGCtcatatttataattattcgttagtttttatttaattgtttGTGAGAATTCACTTACGTTTTTTAAATTAGACACCACCTTCTGTGCTTTGGCTTTCAGTTTAATGCTACGAACTGTAGACACTTGGAACACATTCTTGTTCTTTTGATTCTTTTGCGGTCCCTTGTTCTTTCCCATTGTTTTCTGTAATATTATCGCTTACAgatatttcagaaatattttccattttcaatttcttcattGCTGGCTCCTCGCctttcaaaattcttttgtttAATAGAAACGAGACACGGATCATTTCTTTGTATGGAGAAACATTTCTAACATTGTGTAAATTAACTAAAGACTCTTGCAATGTACAACCAAGTTTTTCTTCCACTAATAATTGTGCAATTTTACAAGCATCTTCTCCTTTATTTGCCTTTACAAAGCAATACAGATGTACTATGGGAGGTTGAGAATTCATCTTTACTATTTCATCTTCATTGAAACATTCATAAAATACGTCCAAAAATTCAACAGCGATGCTTGGTAAATTCATTACTATATGTTCCGAACCATCTTTCTTACTAATTCGTCTGTttaaaatatcttcttttaCAACAGTCCTTAAAAATTCTCTACCATCCATATTAAAAGATTTGATATTAGATTTTACTTTATTAGTTTCAGCATTCTTTTTAAGCCACTTGTACGATTCAGGATTTAAATCATTTGCAATTACTTTAATCCCCTTACGAGCAGCAGGAACAGCAAATGGTCCAACCCCAGCAAATACATCATACAACACATCATTAGGTTTCatcatttttatcaaatttgaATGTTCCGTAGATAAACGAGGATTCCAGTATACTTGAGAAAAGTCAAACTCGTACGCAAAACCATTTTCTTTCGCTATTGTAATAGTATCTTTATCACCAGCAAGTATCTCCATTGTGAAATGTCTAAATGTTGTATCAATTGTATTTATCTTGTTTACTACTGTTCTAGCAACTGGTATAGTATCAAGGAAAACCTGACCAATAATCGTTTTGTATGGTAAATGCATATCACGCAAATTTAAGTGCACAATGTGGCCTACCAAGCTGTATGAAGTTGGAACTTCAGTTCCTTTGGGCAAAACAGCTTTTAATATATCATTTGTCTGCCAATTATCATAGTTTATGATTATTTCTGTTTTGCCAAATTCTTCATATAATCCTGAAAGTTGTTCTCTATCATTTTCCGACAAGTCTTCAAACTTTTTTACTAAGCTGGGGTTCAAATATGCAATAGTTTTGTCATCTACATTTTGAATTGCTTTGAACTTTCTTAGTTTgagtaaatattttttcacaattggtttcaattttgatattttaataTCACCAAATTTTAGATATGGTAACTCTGTAGGAGATGCGAATGCTGCACGGTCCAGACATGTCATTCCTCGCACTGATTCAGGAGGAACCAGCAAAGAAGTCATTTTAATGTCACAAGAATGATATCGTGCCCAAAAACATTGATTGATTAATGTTTTAAAGCGTCTTGTTATACCCATGAATATAATATAAGACCCTACAAAGAATTCCTAATTATTCCATTTcgatcaaaatattttcttggtatagtatatattataaattttcctaTATAATTTTCTATTCCATGTGGAATTTACAAAAGCTTGAATTTAACTTTTCCCATTAACATATATTTATCTAGTCAACTGtgcatttcatatatttagaCATCCATTTTTTAAACCtattaaatttgaatttttttattcaGTATATGTGTACATAAAGCTAGATTAAAAACATTCATATTGTGTAAATTTATGAGAAAGAATGAATTGGAATGAAATATTCTTcataaagaatattaataatGATGCTAGAGGAAAATAACTGTTATTTACCTTTAGTTTTTATTGAGGTTTTTAATTCAGGTTATCAATTCCACGTTAGAATGACAATATTCGTATAGGTTATGTTACAAACTCCATAAGGTACGAACGCTGCGTGGAGGTCAGTGGAGGTGGTCAACTATATACATGCGTTTGTCTTTTTAAGGAAGATTATTTTACCACAGATAAGATATAAGAACAGATACAACATCTTCTAGGATTTCCTAGTCCAATAGACTGCCTTGCCGATGCAAAAGAATGTTGCTTGCAGCACAGTTACCGTCTGTGTCTGTATACCTTGTCTGTGGAAATACTTTTCACAGAAACCTGCCGTATTTTCTTATCTGTCGATAATAATCGCGTTCCAGTTTGAGTAACTTACCACTGATGGCACCACGAGCGGTGGGAAAGAAATATGGCGGGAAGTACATTAAGCCACAGTATAACGCAATCAAACTTACGGGCAGAGAGGATAGGTACTATTAgcaatttttactaaaaagattaggtggtaagatagccaagagggtattcgacagcatcattggtaagaggaattcttataatcgttaaacaagcagagacaataaattcgaagtatacaagacACTCATATCGTGtgacacgaaacagtataataaggtgaaatcatatgaaatttgaagtagaaattgatttttctaaaattatgctttaacacTGTCTtacgaaaaatataatataatttaaatgttCAAAAACGCACTAAGGAATTGTAGCAGATGTCGATAATGTAGATTCATATGTAATCAATGTTACTAGTTTTCTACTTTACCGACGACACAATGCTTTAAGCACCGACGGTACAACTGCACTCTGTAATATCCGTGGTATTATCACAGACAAGGTATATGTAGGTATACCTTATACCTTGTCTGCAGTTTCGTTGAGGGCCTTTCTTAACTACCACCAGATGTCCCACTATGCTCTaaagttaatttaaaaaaagtaatgaagatTTACACCGATTCGAACCgtaaaattcaaaataaaaattaaattaaatcagTAATAACTATTTTGATTAATATCCTACgtttatatcagaatataaaaCAAAAGTACCGGTAaacaaatagtaatttttatttcagtattaATACAGCCCTTTACTAACTCTAGAATCACCGAGCCCTAAATATAACTGAGATATatttctttataataataacagaaCCGAATTTATTCACATGTCATGCGATTTGTATAGGTACTACTGgttttgatgcatttatggcaaaaatgtgtaggtcgaattcaaaacagtaaaaacatttcatGAATTTATAAATACTATTGCATTATTTCTCAAGGAGACATTTATAGTTTCACTAATTGCGAAAGAACAAAGCTGAAGATTGAATGGCCCAGTATAGTGAATATGTATAAATGGTTTCGCCTGACATTATTATAATTGTAGCAGTTTTCTTCCACCGACTTCCAATCCCCTAATCCAGCATCTCAAGGCTCCTCTTTATATTTCAATCGGATTTCAGCCGGAAATAACCAAAGCGGAACGTATCAATGTCGCTCCGAGTCTTTTAAATCCTGCAGAATGTGTAAAAAAGGGGGCAGGACTCGTGCAGGGCCGGTGTCATTCTTCGAAAAAACAGTATCACTGTAATCTGGGGACGGTGATTGTGATTACACACCGTTTTGCCTTCCTATCCGACCTGACGGCCTAGGGTGGTGGCATAAAGGGTTCCTTTCATCGCAGACTCGTACGCGGAGTCTTCCGTGGGCCAGGATAATGGACCGAAATCTCAGGACGAGCGATGCGAGAGATCGGATTTGTCGCGATTCGAAACTTATCCGCGTAAAATCCCCGATCTAGATGAACGTCTCACGTCATTTTCGCTGTGAAGAGACGCGGATCGGTTTAAACATACTTGACTGCTTTGCGTGGCGCAGGAAGCCATCTTGTATAATTACAGCTGGTACGACAACCAACTCTATAAAACCCTTGCTCTACTTTTTTGGCTTACTTTGAACCTAATTGAGTTGTCCATTCTCTGCTTCCAGATAAAAATCTTTTATTTCTTGTCAATTTTTCGACTTGGAGCTGAAAGCATAATTTGGACAAGAGTATTATCTAGAATCTTTACAACCATTTCTGAGCAGCGTCCGACGGTTAGGAAAACTAGGTAAACCAGCTTTGTTTTACACAGATAAATAACAATATAGTATCGTGAACGACAGAGTTAGATAATTTTTACACCACGCTTTTGTTAAATAGGAAGACAATCGTTCTTTCAGGAGCATTAACAAAGAGCTATTATTCAAGTAGGCTACACCGGTGATGTTCCGCCAACCATAAGGGGCTTCGAGGGGAAATTTGCTTGTGCCAGCTGCCACTTATTAACTGGTTATTTAAAATCGTTACAACCCTCGCGCAGAAGTCTGCGAAATTATGAACTCCTTGTATCGGCGACCGATTTCTCGGACAAGATGTCCGAGCGATAAAGATCGAGCAGGATCGAAGTCTAGATGAGAAAAAGAAGAGACTCGCACCGTTCGAGAAATGGTTGcggggagaaaaagaaatacCCGCGCGCGGTATCCAAAAACTCTGCGAGGAAACGCGCggaaacaagaagaagaaggtacGCAGATTTATTCGTGCGGGCTCGGCCGCTTCCCCGAAGCGAGATCGGTGGTTGATTTAGTGTGCAGTAAAGGCGCGGCGGAAAATGCGTCGGAACCGAGAAATAAATGTTCTTAAGGAGCGTGCCAATAAATAACGGTTTATTAACGTACTAATGCCTCACGTGAAATTAACGGGAGTCGAGGCTCGAGCTggctctctctcctcctctctcctcctctctctctctttccccagGCTTCCTGGAGCTGTGGGCCTGCGGCTTTTGGGGGGCAGGGGCGACGAACCGAGTGAAACAGGGGCCCCGCAAACTCCGAGTCTTAAATGAACCAGCCGCACGCTGCGGttctaattaaaacaaacacGATTATAAGTTTCAACTTGAATTTATAATCCCCGCTCCTCGCGCCCCCGAACCCCGCCCCCTAGCCGCGCGTCTTTTAACGAGTTCGCGTCGACAGTCGGTCGCCGTTTTTCAAAATGCTTTTCgcaaaaaagagagagaggaaaacaCCCGCGCAATTTATGTCATAATAAGGGGACGAGCTTCGCGGGGAAAAACCCCTGCCGATATTAATTCTTTCTGTAACCACTTACGGTTTGATCGGGCACATTACGTTCGAAGGAAGAAGTTAACGAATTTTTGGATGATAACATGTACGTAGGGGACACtcaaaaacaatttaaatagtAGTCAAATAGAACCAAAAGTGGATAAACACTTAGCATACTAGATTGCATGAAACAGGGAGACAAAATCTTCTGCTTCGACAGCCATCTCTGTTAGTCAGAGTAAAAACAGGCTATACTAAATGAACACGTCAATatttaatttaaccctttgcactcgaagctattttaaccccgaaacgaaacatttcttccgccctagaatatttcctttctatatatatatttttcatgttatacatacgaaaatggtgcaatttactcctacaatactgaaatgtttagtaatttgttacgtaaaaacaaatttaataattttaaaaatattttgaataaggatacagcaatttttagtggtgccttacagtcaccattcgagtgttaagggttaatatgtcTTCTTGGATTGTCCTATATATTATATTGTCGATTGGAATTGCAAAGGATGCAATATTGAAACACCAATAAAACTCTTAAAAGGATGTCGCAACTATGAAGGAATGATCAGGCaagaaaaaaattctggaaaccCTGAAACATTTCTTAAACGATGAAGACGTCTTTagaaaaatcgtaaattaataaataaacactTTTTCGCATCGAACTTCCTTTAATTCAAGGGGTTAAATAAACAGATGACGAGGTTGGCGACTTGACCATGAAGAAAGACGCAGGGGAGCCTGGTTGTCCGTTTAAACTCAAAGGTTGAGTGCGCACGGTGCGATCTAAGTTACGTTTCTTTCGGCAGACCGTACAATTGTTAATTAAATCGTGTTAGTACTACACGGCGCGGTAGAATTTTCTACGTGTCGCCGGGTTTCATCCCCCTGTCGCTTCGGGGTAGCGACAGGGAGCTGTTTATCGGTACGGGCCGCAAGAAATACAGCTGTTAGATGCAATGAAATTGCAGTTATATTCGCGTCGACGATAGAGGACTCGCGTAATTGAGTCGTCCCGGCGGTTCGCTATCGCGCACGGATAAATATCTCGCCTAATTGGTCAGCCGGGAGCTTTCTACCCTCGACGATCCTCCCGATCCCTTTTCGCAGCGCCATACTCGGCCTAATTGAACGCGAACGCGTCTTTGCGGACTGTACTTAGATCTGCGGAAAATATTTAGATTAGAAATCCGAAGGAAACTGCACACTGTAGAGaacaataaaaatgaagagACACGTACGGGACGAAAATCGTTCCCGTCGTGCGTTTAACCTGTAAATTAGAACGCGGAATTTAATCATTAAATAATGAGGAATTGAgtgaaaattatattacaatcattttatttaagGGCGACTAACCCTTAGGATGTTGTATTAAACCAAACAGACAAGTATCGACTTATGTCAC from Halictus rubicundus isolate RS-2024b chromosome 2, iyHalRubi1_principal, whole genome shotgun sequence carries:
- the LOC143365456 gene encoding tRNA (guanine(37)-N(1))-methyltransferase, with protein sequence MGITRRFKTLINQCFWARYHSCDIKMTSLLVPPESVRGMTCLDRAAFASPTELPYLKFGDIKISKLKPIVKKYLLKLRKFKAIQNVDDKTIAYLNPSLVKKFEDLSENDREQLSGLYEEFGKTEIIINYDNWQTNDILKAVLPKGTEVPTSYSLVGHIVHLNLRDMHLPYKTIIGQVFLDTIPVARTVVNKINTIDTTFRHFTMEILAGDKDTITIAKENGFAYEFDFSQVYWNPRLSTEHSNLIKMMKPNDVLYDVFAGVGPFAVPAARKGIKVIANDLNPESYKWLKKNAETNKVKSNIKSFNMDGREFLRTVVKEDILNRRISKKDGSEHIVMNLPSIAVEFLDVFYECFNEDEIVKMNSQPPIVHLYCFVKANKGEDACKIAQLLVEEKLGCTLQESLVNLHNVRNVSPYKEMIRVSFLLNKRILKGEEPAMKKLKMENISEISVSDNITENNGKEQGTAKESKEQECVPSVYSS